The Pelosinus sp. IPA-1 genome contains a region encoding:
- a CDS encoding sensor histidine kinase produces the protein MNHKNLYILRMMMFFVNFIIILFMSIIIYETTELICENYMAREFLEKIKYIPTTPWKVPLFSISLLTIFMIGVGIREKFGEYVKPVLYLFSIVDILLCIAIMYYLNMSYKGVVLLSIVNIIVYIEGNKKKYLFLISTVLVYMLFDYDIFSIRFNLFSLNDYIQHYTFSQRLYIFGIRNMLFSINEVLFILFMILVIQNQVDEKKKIKELYDELYQTAEESKIVNIQLQEYSRKSEDMVKTKERNRLAREIHDTIGHTLTGIATGLEACIEIIDWDVKKTKSQMIKISELSKEGLLEVRRSVSELRPDATERLSLIPAIQKLADNITECTKTKVNLSIVGAVRKLWIEEEETAYRFIQEGITNAVRHGKAKEINISFQFNHNTIKIEIIDDGIGCAVIEEGFGLSHIREMVGLLNGKTNFFSQIGTGFTMYAELPIRWR, from the coding sequence ATGAATCACAAGAATCTCTATATACTAAGAATGATGATGTTTTTTGTAAATTTTATTATTATCTTATTTATGTCAATTATTATTTATGAAACGACGGAACTGATTTGTGAAAATTATATGGCAAGGGAATTCTTGGAAAAGATAAAATACATCCCCACTACACCTTGGAAAGTGCCTCTATTTTCCATATCTCTTCTTACTATATTTATGATAGGGGTTGGAATACGGGAAAAGTTTGGTGAGTATGTCAAACCAGTGCTTTATCTATTTTCCATAGTAGATATACTGCTTTGCATTGCGATTATGTATTATCTAAATATGAGCTATAAGGGAGTGGTACTACTTTCCATTGTCAATATTATCGTTTATATCGAAGGAAATAAGAAAAAGTACTTATTTCTTATTTCAACAGTACTTGTTTATATGCTGTTTGATTATGATATTTTTTCGATTCGGTTTAACTTGTTTTCCCTTAACGACTACATACAACATTATACATTTTCTCAGCGTCTTTATATTTTTGGTATTCGCAATATGTTGTTTTCAATAAATGAAGTATTATTTATCCTCTTTATGATTTTAGTCATTCAGAATCAAGTAGACGAAAAGAAAAAAATTAAAGAATTATATGATGAGTTGTATCAAACAGCGGAAGAATCAAAAATAGTTAACATTCAATTGCAGGAGTATAGTAGAAAATCAGAGGACATGGTGAAGACTAAGGAACGCAATCGTCTGGCTAGAGAAATTCACGATACAATAGGTCATACTCTCACAGGTATCGCTACAGGACTTGAGGCCTGCATTGAAATTATAGATTGGGATGTAAAAAAGACGAAAAGCCAGATGATCAAAATATCGGAACTTTCAAAAGAGGGGCTGTTGGAAGTAAGACGCTCCGTAAGTGAATTAAGGCCAGATGCAACTGAAAGGTTATCCCTTATCCCCGCAATCCAAAAGCTTGCCGACAATATTACGGAATGTACAAAAACCAAAGTTAATTTGAGTATAGTTGGAGCGGTTAGAAAACTTTGGATCGAAGAAGAGGAAACGGCCTATCGCTTTATTCAGGAGGGCATCACTAATGCGGTGCGTCATGGAAAAGCAAAGGAAATTAATATTAGTTTTCAATTTAATCATAATACGATAAAAATTGAAATTATTGATGACGGGATTGGTTGTGCCGTAATTGAAGAGGGGTTTGGTTTGAGTCACATTAGAGAAATGGTTGGACTTTTAAATGGGAAAACAAATTTTTTTAGTCAAATAGGTACAGGCTTTACTATGTATGCTGAATTGCCTATAAGGTGGAGGTGA
- a CDS encoding sugar ABC transporter ATP-binding protein, protein MSKVVLEMKNIHKRFPGVYALKDVNFALEAGEVHGVLGENGAGKSTLMKVLGGIYNVDEGEIYIDGQGVKIHDVLDSQNAGVSIIHQELVLVPHMSVAENIFSGREPTGKFGFIKQDIMLQEAQKLLDFFNLGIDASQLVYKLNIAEQQMVEVARAISFNSKILVMDEPTSSLTEKEVGFLFETIANLKSQGVGIIYISHRMSELFRITDRITVMRDGQYIGTKVTKETNVNELISMMVGRELTSYYHKIAHELGENALEVRNLSRKGVFSDINFEIKKGEILGFSGLVGAGRSEIMKSIFGLDPIDSGEVYIHGKKVVIQSPSDAMDLGIALVPENRKDEGLILKGSVGYNMTLRVLDEFIKGISVNTRKEEEIINTYVEKLGIKSASSSQLVSNLSGGNQQKVVIAKSLAAKPQILILDEPTRGVDVGAKAEIYAIMNRLAQEGVSIIMISSELPEVINMSDRVIVIHNGSIAGILNRDEFSQEKIMHMATGGL, encoded by the coding sequence ATGAGTAAAGTTGTTCTTGAAATGAAGAATATTCACAAGCGCTTTCCGGGGGTGTATGCATTAAAGGATGTAAATTTCGCATTAGAGGCTGGAGAGGTACACGGAGTATTAGGAGAAAACGGCGCAGGTAAATCTACACTGATGAAGGTGCTTGGAGGTATATATAATGTAGACGAGGGTGAAATATACATTGATGGGCAAGGGGTAAAAATTCACGATGTACTCGACTCGCAAAACGCAGGTGTAAGTATTATTCATCAAGAGTTGGTATTAGTACCCCACATGTCAGTTGCTGAAAATATTTTTTCTGGCCGAGAACCGACAGGAAAGTTTGGTTTTATTAAACAGGACATCATGCTCCAAGAGGCACAAAAATTGTTAGATTTTTTTAATCTGGGAATTGATGCTTCTCAGCTAGTGTATAAGCTAAATATAGCAGAGCAGCAAATGGTAGAAGTTGCGCGGGCTATTTCTTTTAATTCTAAGATACTTGTCATGGATGAACCGACCTCGTCACTAACAGAAAAAGAAGTGGGATTCCTTTTTGAAACAATAGCAAATTTAAAATCCCAAGGGGTAGGAATTATTTATATCTCTCATAGAATGTCGGAACTTTTCAGGATTACTGATCGAATTACAGTGATGCGTGATGGACAATATATTGGCACGAAGGTAACAAAGGAAACAAATGTAAATGAGCTAATTTCAATGATGGTTGGCCGCGAGCTTACTAGTTATTATCATAAAATAGCCCATGAGCTTGGAGAGAATGCTCTTGAAGTAAGGAATCTGTCGAGGAAAGGTGTGTTTAGCGATATTAACTTTGAGATAAAAAAAGGTGAAATATTAGGCTTTTCGGGCCTTGTTGGCGCAGGACGTTCGGAAATTATGAAATCAATATTTGGTCTTGACCCTATAGATTCTGGTGAAGTTTACATACATGGCAAAAAGGTAGTGATACAATCGCCGAGTGATGCCATGGATCTAGGGATTGCCCTTGTTCCAGAAAATCGCAAGGATGAAGGACTAATACTAAAGGGAAGCGTAGGCTACAATATGACTCTGCGAGTCTTAGATGAATTTATAAAAGGTATTAGTGTAAATACAAGAAAAGAAGAGGAAATTATCAATACCTATGTAGAAAAACTCGGAATTAAATCGGCTAGTTCATCCCAATTAGTCAGCAATCTCAGCGGTGGAAATCAACAAAAGGTGGTTATTGCCAAATCCTTAGCCGCCAAGCCTCAAATATTAATACTCGACGAACCGACTAGAGGGGTAGATGTTGGTGCCAAAGCGGAGATTTATGCAATTATGAACCGTCTTGCACAAGAAGGAGTATCTATTATTATGATATCTTCAGAGTTGCCGGAAGTTATTAATATGAGTGATCGAGTTATCGTTATTCACAATGGCAGTATAGCAGGAATACTAAATCGAGATGAATTCTCACAAGAGAAAATAATGCATATGGCAACAGGAGGTTTGTAA
- a CDS encoding response regulator transcription factor produces the protein MIKVLIVEDQEIIRQSLEIMLHNKAGIEIVGTAENGKEVLKLVKKLLPDVILMDIRMPEMDGVQCIEIVKEAFPKTKIIVLTTFDDDEYVFNALKNGASGYLLKGISVKELVEAIKIVYGGGALINPNIAVKVFKFFSQMAHADYIVSVAKDAIKDLSKNEMKIIQFIGMGMSNKEITEKLKFSEGTIRNYISSILSKLSLRDRTQIAIYAVQSGLTIKEVND, from the coding sequence ATGATAAAAGTTTTAATTGTTGAAGATCAGGAAATTATAAGGCAGAGTCTTGAAATCATGCTACATAACAAAGCTGGCATCGAAATTGTTGGAACAGCAGAAAATGGCAAAGAAGTATTAAAACTGGTTAAGAAGCTTTTGCCGGATGTAATCTTAATGGATATTCGTATGCCAGAAATGGATGGAGTACAATGCATTGAGATTGTAAAAGAAGCCTTTCCCAAAACCAAAATAATCGTTTTAACTACCTTTGATGATGATGAGTATGTATTTAATGCCTTAAAAAATGGTGCAAGCGGGTATTTACTAAAAGGAATTTCAGTAAAGGAACTGGTAGAGGCTATTAAAATCGTCTATGGTGGCGGTGCATTAATTAATCCTAATATAGCAGTAAAGGTTTTTAAGTTTTTTTCTCAGATGGCACATGCAGATTATATAGTAAGTGTGGCGAAAGATGCCATCAAAGATTTAAGCAAAAATGAAATGAAAATTATACAGTTTATTGGGATGGGTATGTCCAATAAGGAAATAACAGAAAAACTAAAATTCAGTGAGGGAACGATAAGGAATTATATAAGTAGTATTTTAAGTAAACTTAGCTTACGTGATAGAACACAGATTGCTATCTATGCGGTGCAATCAGGTTTAACTATAAAAGAAGTGAATGATTAG
- a CDS encoding SPOCS domain-containing protein, translating to MEIINPTELRQVVGNGTAQLLCETYIKIKPPMSKIIRELFTAEITDYTVFNDKVLVKGAVEHTFYYLHPHGKKSQDEQNEEGKKDRDSEASEEKTDEFKCLDGWGSLVECYGGIVHFHQQLFEFTGPVAIPGVIPGDVITGTAQVTDYDYFAACEIEPNGLISGGTQTFKIDVTLKATRD from the coding sequence ATGGAAATCATAAACCCCACTGAGTTAAGGCAAGTTGTCGGTAATGGAACAGCTCAGTTACTGTGTGAAACTTATATTAAAATTAAACCACCGATGTCAAAGATAATCCGCGAATTATTTACTGCAGAGATTACTGATTATACTGTATTCAATGATAAGGTACTAGTTAAAGGAGCCGTAGAACATACATTCTATTATCTACATCCTCATGGTAAAAAAAGCCAAGATGAGCAGAACGAAGAAGGTAAAAAGGATCGCGATTCCGAAGCATCTGAGGAAAAAACAGATGAGTTCAAATGTTTAGATGGGTGGGGTTCACTAGTTGAATGTTACGGCGGTATTGTTCACTTTCATCAACAACTTTTTGAGTTTACAGGTCCCGTAGCAATTCCGGGAGTAATACCAGGTGACGTTATTACGGGTACGGCACAAGTAACAGACTATGATTATTTTGCTGCTTGCGAGATAGAACCTAATGGCTTGATTAGTGGAGGCACACAAACATTTAAAATAGATGTTACGCTAAAGGCGACAAGGGATTAG
- the larE gene encoding ATP-dependent sacrificial sulfur transferase LarE, with protein MESVTKKLEELDKLLSGLGRIVVAFSGGVDSSFLAAAAARAVKGEAIAITAFSETLPESEKDEAILIAKKIGIQHILLNISELNSPDFVANDKNRCYYCKQERFSVLVDWAKKNNYNWVLDGSNVDDLSDYRPGIKAVEELEYVRSPLIEVGLTKAEIREASKEWDLPTWNKPSAACLSSRVVYGLSITGERLGQIEKAEALVKRFCTGQVRVRHHGDIARIEVSPENISAISNPNIANVIDKGLKELGFTYVTLDLAGYRTGSMNAAIL; from the coding sequence GTGGAAAGTGTCACCAAGAAACTAGAAGAACTAGATAAATTACTTAGTGGATTAGGAAGAATTGTAGTAGCCTTTTCTGGAGGTGTGGATAGTAGTTTCTTAGCAGCGGCAGCAGCAAGGGCTGTAAAAGGAGAGGCAATAGCTATTACCGCTTTTTCTGAAACCCTACCAGAAAGTGAAAAGGATGAAGCCATCTTAATTGCAAAGAAAATTGGTATTCAGCATATACTTTTAAATATTAGTGAATTAAACAGCCCTGATTTTGTTGCAAATGACAAAAATCGTTGTTACTATTGCAAGCAGGAAAGGTTTTCAGTATTAGTGGACTGGGCTAAGAAAAACAATTATAATTGGGTACTTGATGGATCTAATGTGGATGATTTATCAGATTATCGTCCAGGAATTAAGGCTGTTGAAGAATTAGAATATGTAAGAAGCCCATTAATTGAAGTCGGATTAACAAAGGCAGAAATTAGAGAGGCATCTAAGGAATGGGATTTACCGACCTGGAATAAACCAAGTGCGGCTTGTCTTTCTTCGCGGGTAGTTTATGGGCTCTCCATTACGGGAGAGAGACTTGGGCAAATAGAAAAAGCCGAAGCGTTAGTAAAAAGATTTTGCACAGGGCAAGTCAGGGTAAGGCACCATGGGGATATTGCTCGCATTGAGGTATCTCCTGAAAATATTAGTGCCATTAGTAATCCCAATATTGCTAACGTGATTGATAAAGGTCTTAAAGAATTAGGGTTTACCTATGTTACCCTTGACCTTGCTGGATACCGGACGGGTAGTATGAACGCTGCGATACTATAG
- the fliB gene encoding flagellin lysine-N-methylase, which translates to MNIVIDMMAYEGVTILTNLKVPPILRVPNHVKAFSCNQCGACCTNKWNIEIDDLSFDTMFEPFKKLGRQQEFYQAMLFRHKGQRIRFLANGKCPFLSDNSLCNIQLEFGSEFMADICKIYPRRIFASPRGLEFSLSLTCLTAVGTLAQQQIFIEEIDSSPHLQRKDDFYFIPPKTFEEYSPIAVPQDDFRRQYYHLEDIFISLLQNREYSLTQRLIVLGQVVASLTNPFYSDRTEYLNHTIEEALDGNRRFIMEPNTKKHFEQLCFTINKYLTRNISRNGPPLPPGITPTRISNTSYPFRKSLEMVRSKIMTLSHEEYKKKLDEYFITENHAIDVVLENYLVNFVLSKHFFFELSHLAYYKMAFSYAASISFALGYCIMNDQPINQDFMLQAICDVENIFYQEWFYRQAMTLQSDYGDAWVMKNSIALVHI; encoded by the coding sequence TTGAATATAGTAATAGATATGATGGCATATGAAGGAGTGACTATTTTGACCAATCTAAAAGTTCCTCCAATATTGCGAGTTCCTAACCATGTCAAAGCTTTCTCATGTAATCAATGTGGCGCCTGCTGTACCAACAAATGGAACATCGAAATCGATGATTTATCATTTGATACAATGTTCGAGCCCTTTAAAAAATTAGGTCGACAACAGGAGTTTTACCAAGCCATGTTATTTCGACATAAAGGTCAGCGAATTCGGTTTCTCGCTAATGGAAAGTGTCCATTTCTCAGCGATAACAGCTTATGCAATATCCAGCTCGAATTTGGCAGCGAGTTTATGGCCGATATATGCAAAATTTACCCTAGACGTATATTTGCTTCACCACGAGGCCTAGAATTTTCATTATCATTAACCTGTCTAACTGCAGTAGGTACATTAGCCCAGCAGCAAATTTTTATTGAGGAAATTGACTCTTCCCCCCACCTCCAACGAAAGGACGATTTTTATTTTATCCCACCAAAGACCTTTGAAGAATATTCTCCAATAGCAGTCCCCCAAGATGATTTTCGCAGACAGTATTATCACTTAGAGGATATTTTTATAAGCCTGCTACAAAATCGCGAGTATTCCCTCACCCAACGATTAATTGTTTTAGGGCAGGTAGTTGCTTCATTAACCAATCCTTTTTATAGTGACAGGACTGAGTACCTAAATCATACCATAGAAGAGGCTCTGGACGGTAATCGGCGTTTCATTATGGAGCCAAATACAAAAAAACATTTTGAGCAGCTTTGCTTCACTATAAATAAATATTTGACTAGAAATATCTCCAGAAATGGCCCCCCCTTGCCCCCCGGTATCACACCGACTCGCATATCAAACACCTCCTATCCATTTAGAAAATCACTAGAAATGGTGCGTTCGAAAATTATGACCTTAAGCCATGAGGAATATAAGAAAAAGCTAGATGAATATTTCATTACCGAAAATCACGCCATTGATGTTGTCCTAGAAAATTATTTGGTGAATTTTGTACTAAGTAAGCATTTCTTCTTTGAATTATCCCATCTCGCCTATTATAAAATGGCCTTTTCTTATGCAGCATCCATTTCCTTTGCCCTAGGGTACTGCATTATGAATGATCAACCCATCAATCAGGATTTCATGCTACAGGCTATTTGCGATGTAGAAAACATTTTCTATCAAGAGTGGTTTTATCGTCAAGCCATGACCCTACAATCTGATTACGGTGATGCTTGGGTTATGAAAAATAGTATCGCCCTTGTACACATTTAA
- a CDS encoding HipA family kinase: protein MLMATEHLGAVGVGVTAPQFFRADDGKIYVVKFQNNQLGSRVLASEFLAVQFGEIMNLCFPPSGIIGINEQMLQESPSLMELGVNPGRHFASQYLEHTQYLGKHNLSKAVNVAEMAGVMLFDHIFHNSDRTNNKKNLLIRREEAGYKIYAIDNSHLFGSGRWTLESVTHLATKIRVYYRYSYGLLLRDRLSPEDFLPYLEKVTELSDEHIETIVREIPEEWLPDEPERQGLIHYIKTRRDMVEDIWKILCKYIPRSRGGRRWLFGKAIKVSEKL, encoded by the coding sequence ATGCTCATGGCCACAGAACATCTTGGCGCTGTGGGGGTGGGAGTCACAGCGCCCCAATTTTTTCGCGCTGATGACGGAAAAATCTATGTGGTTAAATTCCAAAATAATCAGCTTGGTTCCAGGGTATTGGCAAGCGAATTTTTGGCGGTACAATTTGGTGAAATCATGAACCTGTGCTTTCCGCCTAGTGGTATTATAGGGATTAACGAGCAAATGCTACAAGAAAGCCCATCACTTATGGAATTAGGCGTAAACCCAGGACGGCATTTTGCTTCTCAGTATTTAGAACATACACAATATCTAGGAAAGCATAATTTAAGTAAAGCAGTTAATGTGGCTGAAATGGCTGGAGTCATGTTATTTGACCATATATTTCACAACTCGGATCGAACAAATAATAAGAAAAACCTTCTAATACGGCGGGAAGAAGCTGGTTATAAAATATATGCCATTGATAATTCTCACCTATTTGGGTCTGGCAGATGGACGTTAGAGTCGGTTACTCACTTGGCTACGAAAATAAGGGTTTATTATCGTTATTCCTATGGATTGTTACTCAGAGATCGTCTTTCTCCAGAAGATTTCCTTCCCTACTTGGAAAAAGTGACGGAACTCAGTGATGAACACATTGAAACAATAGTACGGGAAATTCCTGAGGAATGGCTGCCAGATGAGCCCGAACGGCAAGGGCTTATTCATTATATTAAGACACGGCGAGATATGGTAGAAGACATCTGGAAAATTCTGTGTAAATACATTCCGAGATCGCGTGGTGGACGCCGATGGCTGTTTGGAAAAGCAATCAAAGTAAGTGAAAAACTTTAG
- a CDS encoding sugar ABC transporter substrate-binding protein: MKKVLSMVLALVFCIGLLAGCSKSVDQPKATETAKKYKFGYTCMTMNNPFFITLEKSIREAVEKDGGTLITLDPQLDTQKQIAQVEDMIAQKVDLIFLNPVDWKGIKPALDAAKKANIPVVNFDAQVFDKELVNSIVVSDNFNAGKVCGEDLVKMMPNGGKIAVIDSPTMKSVIDRIDGFFAGLGDKKDKFTVVAQQDGKGQLEISMPIAEAMLQANPDVKAFMGGNDPTALGIIAALKTANKKGILVYGVDGAPESKAAIKDGDMTGTGAQSPINIGKESYKIGMQILKGEKYEKNVPVKTELINKDNVDKFGIKNWQ, translated from the coding sequence ATGAAAAAAGTATTGTCAATGGTATTGGCCCTGGTTTTTTGTATAGGCTTACTTGCAGGGTGCTCTAAGTCTGTTGATCAGCCAAAGGCAACTGAGACTGCGAAGAAATACAAGTTTGGATATACTTGTATGACAATGAACAACCCCTTCTTTATTACTCTTGAAAAATCAATCCGAGAAGCAGTGGAAAAGGATGGCGGTACTCTTATTACTCTAGACCCTCAGCTGGATACACAAAAACAAATTGCACAAGTTGAGGACATGATTGCCCAGAAAGTAGATCTTATTTTCTTAAATCCCGTTGACTGGAAAGGAATTAAACCGGCACTGGATGCGGCTAAGAAGGCAAATATTCCTGTAGTTAATTTTGATGCCCAAGTATTTGACAAAGAGTTAGTCAATTCTATTGTGGTATCTGATAATTTTAACGCTGGTAAAGTTTGTGGCGAGGATCTTGTAAAAATGATGCCAAATGGCGGAAAAATTGCGGTTATTGATTCACCAACTATGAAATCTGTTATTGATCGAATTGATGGTTTCTTTGCCGGCCTTGGCGACAAAAAAGATAAGTTTACTGTAGTTGCTCAACAAGATGGAAAAGGACAGCTGGAGATATCCATGCCAATAGCAGAAGCTATGCTTCAAGCCAATCCTGATGTGAAAGCATTTATGGGAGGAAATGACCCAACAGCTCTTGGTATTATCGCTGCTCTTAAAACTGCAAATAAAAAAGGCATATTAGTTTATGGTGTTGATGGTGCGCCTGAATCGAAAGCAGCTATTAAAGATGGTGATATGACAGGAACTGGTGCTCAATCTCCAATTAACATTGGTAAGGAATCTTATAAAATAGGCATGCAAATTCTTAAAGGTGAGAAGTATGAAAAGAATGTACCTGTTAAGACAGAACTTATTAATAAGGATAATGTAGATAAATTTGGTATTAAGAATTGGCAATAA
- a CDS encoding ABC transporter permease, with amino-acid sequence MMKVVTNSKTNLFEKISVDILQFMKENFGILIGFVALCVALSIISPAFLTEANILNILRQVSTNANLALGMTLVIIICGIDLSVGSIVALSGTVTGGLIAFSGVPISIAVLIGILVGTLAGAFNGVVVAYTGIPSFIVTLAMLNIARGAAYVYTGGQPIRVMNEGFNVIGAGYLGPIPLPVIYSFIFLIITFIILNKTKLGRHIYAVGGNKEAARFTGIKIKKVEIFVYTFSGFLAAFSGVVLAARMFSGQPTVGNGFELDAIAAVVLGGTSMTGGIGKIGGTLIGVLVIGVLNNGLNLLNINSFWQLIIKGIVILAAVYVDMMKKRKEARA; translated from the coding sequence ATGATGAAAGTGGTTACGAATAGTAAAACAAATCTTTTTGAGAAAATAAGCGTAGATATTTTACAATTTATGAAAGAAAATTTTGGTATACTAATCGGTTTTGTGGCTTTATGTGTAGCATTATCGATTATTTCTCCAGCTTTTCTAACAGAAGCAAATATTCTTAATATTTTACGGCAAGTATCAACAAACGCAAATCTTGCTTTAGGCATGACCCTTGTTATTATTATATGTGGTATTGATCTTTCCGTAGGTTCGATTGTTGCTTTATCAGGAACGGTGACAGGTGGATTAATTGCCTTTAGTGGTGTGCCGATCTCCATAGCAGTTTTGATAGGAATTTTAGTAGGGACGCTCGCTGGCGCGTTTAATGGTGTGGTGGTAGCTTATACAGGTATACCTTCTTTTATCGTGACACTTGCAATGCTCAATATAGCCCGGGGTGCTGCTTATGTGTATACAGGCGGACAACCAATTCGAGTAATGAATGAAGGGTTTAATGTAATTGGCGCAGGATATTTAGGACCAATTCCCTTACCTGTGATTTATTCTTTTATATTTTTAATCATTACTTTCATTATTCTCAATAAGACAAAGTTGGGCAGGCATATTTACGCAGTTGGTGGTAATAAGGAAGCTGCTCGATTTACTGGTATTAAAATCAAAAAGGTAGAAATTTTTGTTTACACATTCTCAGGTTTTTTAGCTGCTTTTTCTGGTGTTGTATTAGCAGCTCGTATGTTTTCTGGGCAGCCGACAGTCGGCAATGGATTTGAGCTGGATGCAATTGCAGCTGTTGTTCTTGGCGGCACGAGTATGACGGGCGGGATTGGTAAGATTGGTGGCACTTTAATTGGTGTGCTAGTCATTGGTGTACTAAATAATGGACTCAATCTCCTAAATATTAATTCATTTTGGCAACTCATTATTAAGGGAATTGTTATTTTAGCCGCCGTCTATGTAGATATGATGAAAAAGAGAAAAGAAGCAAGGGCGTAA
- a CDS encoding sugar ABC transporter substrate-binding protein, which produces MRIQLRNVRKKSVVLTFFVLLFLTALSFQIYQLNQPVVLEIGVFAGSYWDVPIQDSNKFFDEAIAEFEKENPGVKVKYRSGTLKRNYSEWLSQKIIKGNEPDIFCILPKDFNTFVSIGILRDLDKDITRDPQFDTNKLYANAIQSGQFQGHQYALPSEIAPALMFVNKTLLTKEGISIPKGDWTWDDFYDICKKVTKDTDGDGQIDQFGTFGFGWQDAVYTNGQRLFAPDGSAAYFDNPGVLEAVEFVMKLNSLHPNARVTSNDFDAGRVAFRPFLFSTYKAYKPYPYRVKKYGQFEWECIKLPKGPRGKNVSELHSLLMGISSRTRHEKEAWEFLKFLVYKESTQTNVLKYSYGIPVLRYITESEFGERVFSAVSPEETFINKSLLSEVIEQSIVTPKFQKYEEAVTMADKEIFQAVTMEVDAGKALDELNKDVNNFLKNN; this is translated from the coding sequence ATGAGAATACAGTTACGAAATGTAAGAAAAAAAAGCGTAGTCTTGACCTTTTTTGTTTTATTATTTCTTACCGCCTTAAGCTTTCAAATCTATCAGCTAAATCAACCTGTTGTTCTTGAAATTGGTGTGTTTGCGGGAAGCTACTGGGATGTTCCCATTCAAGACAGTAATAAATTTTTTGATGAGGCTATTGCCGAATTTGAAAAAGAGAATCCAGGAGTAAAAGTCAAATACAGAAGCGGAACTCTAAAACGAAATTATTCGGAATGGTTATCACAAAAGATTATAAAAGGCAATGAGCCAGATATTTTCTGCATTCTCCCTAAGGATTTTAATACCTTTGTGTCCATCGGAATTTTAAGAGATCTAGATAAAGACATCACTCGTGACCCCCAATTTGATACAAACAAATTGTATGCAAATGCAATCCAATCTGGGCAATTTCAAGGACATCAATATGCACTACCAAGCGAAATAGCTCCCGCTTTGATGTTTGTCAATAAGACTCTTCTCACCAAAGAAGGAATTAGTATACCAAAGGGAGATTGGACCTGGGATGATTTTTATGATATATGCAAAAAAGTGACTAAGGATACAGATGGAGATGGGCAAATTGACCAATTTGGTACATTTGGCTTTGGCTGGCAGGACGCTGTCTATACAAACGGACAAAGGCTTTTTGCACCCGATGGTAGTGCCGCTTATTTCGATAATCCTGGGGTTTTAGAAGCGGTGGAATTTGTAATGAAACTCAATAGTTTACATCCTAATGCTAGAGTTACATCCAATGATTTTGATGCGGGTAGGGTAGCCTTTCGGCCCTTTTTATTCTCTACCTATAAAGCATATAAGCCATATCCTTATCGCGTGAAAAAATATGGTCAATTTGAGTGGGAATGTATAAAGCTACCGAAAGGTCCGAGAGGGAAGAATGTTTCTGAACTACATAGTTTACTGATGGGGATCAGTTCTCGGACAAGACATGAAAAGGAAGCTTGGGAATTTTTGAAATTTTTAGTGTACAAAGAAAGCACCCAAACCAATGTACTAAAATATTCTTATGGTATCCCTGTATTACGCTACATTACAGAATCAGAGTTTGGTGAGCGTGTTTTTTCAGCAGTTAGCCCAGAAGAAACATTTATAAATAAATCCCTGCTAAGTGAAGTAATTGAACAGTCAATTGTTACACCAAAATTCCAAAAATACGAAGAAGCAGTTACAATGGCGGATAAAGAGATTTTTCAAGCAGTTACGATGGAGGTGGATGCAGGTAAAGCACTAGATGAGTTAAATAAGGATGTAAACAACTTTTTGAAAAATAATTAA